The genomic segment TTGTTGATATCGGAACTGTAAACCCAGACGAACGTTGGCCGACAACGACTCACTTTCTTGCTGTGCAAGAGAAGCCATAATGGTCATGAGCACTTCACCCTTAGCATCAAGTGTATTGATATTTTCCTTTTCGAAATAAACACCAATGTTCTTGTTTTTAAGGGCTCTAGTGTAATTCAGGCAATCCACTGTATTCCTTGCAAATCGGCTGATAGACTTGGTAATCACCATATCAATCTTGCCCTCATGGCAGTCGTTAATCATGCGCCGAAACTCATCACGCTTCTTCGCATTCATTCCGGAAATGCCGTCATCCGCATAGATTCCTGCCAGCACCCAGTCTGGATGGCTTTCAATGTATGAGGTGTAATGCTGAATCTGTGCTTCATAACTGGTTTCCTGTTCATCGCTGTCAGTACTGACTCGGCAATACGCTGCGACTCTGGTTTTCTGCTTTTTGTCGGTTGCCTTTTGCGTACCGACTGTTTTCTTCGCAGGAATGACCGTAACATTGCTCGCAAGTGAAATCATTTTTCCACCTCACTTTCAATCAAACTGTAAACATACTCAGCTTGCTTAAATGGATCGATAAATATCTTTCCTGCTTTCGGCATAATAAATTTCGTAGCTGGTTTACACTCCTCTACCGGCTTATCTGCAAATATTCTGCCCATTTTTCGCTGCCGTTTGAATCGCTCTGCTTCTGCTCTATCAAAAGTCTCCTGATCGATGATTGCCGGGTAATACTTATCACCAAGGTATCGTTTATTCTGTAGTATTCTCTTTACACTTGGGTGAGAAAGCTTTAGTCCAACAGCTTCAGCTGCAGCAACGTAGGCGAGTCCGGATAGATAACCCTTGAAAATCATTCTGACCCGCTCCGCATGCACTTCATCTATGACCGCTTTGCCTTTCTCAATTTTGTATCCGTATGGAATTGCCATAGCCTCACAACCTTTCTCTTAGCGTTAATCCGCACTTTAGCACAAAGCCTATTTCAAACCTCTTGAACACGATAATGTACTCTACATGCTCCTGAAATGCTGTCTCATCAAAGTCTTTAA from the Pelotomaculum isophthalicicum JI genome contains:
- a CDS encoding recombinase family protein; protein product: MAIPYGYKIEKGKAVIDEVHAERVRMIFKGYLSGLAYVAAAEAVGLKLSHPSVKRILQNKRYLGDKYYPAIIDQETFDRAEAERFKRQRKMGRIFADKPVEECKPATKFIMPKAGKIFIDPFKQAEYVYSLIESEVEK